From a single Pseudophryne corroboree isolate aPseCor3 chromosome 6, aPseCor3.hap2, whole genome shotgun sequence genomic region:
- the LOC134933880 gene encoding E3 ubiquitin/ISG15 ligase TRIM25-like, with amino-acid sequence MASADLRQELDCSICLSTYTDPVTLRCGHNFCRDCIDHMLDAQKESGEYSCPDCRAEYQERPALEKNRKLCNIAEHVRSIPEEETGVFCTYCVQSPVPALKSCIKCEASLCDTHWRTHNKSAEHVLVDPTTSLEKKICSVHKELFRYYCTEDAACICASCCLIGERRGHQMESLDEASKKEKLRDVLQKLTTKREEAEIRVQSLQERRREDQGKAAGVTERVTALFRDIRRKLEYLEKRVLDEISRQEQRVSLSVSDLIQQLEIKKDELSRKMRHIEELCNMSDPVTVLQEPDTGDLCDTEELSNMSDPETGVEKGSDMGDTEEEDSEDDSEDETEEVEIHKVGDLDVGLISGTLRTLSDIITGINVCFYVQDPADILLDVATAGNNIQISGDRKSTSRSDIDQYHPGTPERFQCDQVISTRGFSSGRHYWEVDVSKSVRWRVGMCYPSINRRGYKSYIGYNTKSWCLCKKYNNQYMVTHDGTEILLPDYIPCDRVRLYLDYEAGQLSFYSLCDPIRHLHTYTAALTEPLHAALYVGKGCITVCGGVRS; translated from the coding sequence atggcgtctgctgatctgagacaggagctggactgttccatctgcctgagcacttatacagatcctgtaaccctgagatgtggccacaacttctgccgggACTGTATTGATCATATGCTGGATGCACAGAAGGAGTCTGGAGAGTATAGCTGCCCTGACTGCAGAGCAGAGTATCAGGAGCGCCCTGCCCTGGAGAAAAACAGGAAGCTCTGCAACATAGCAGAACATGTCCGCTCTATTCCAGAGGAGGAAACCGGGGTGTTCTGCACTTACTGTGTCCAATCTCCAGTACCTGCTCTTAAATCCTGCATCAAGTGTGAGGCTTCGCTGTGTGATACACATTGGAGGACACACAACAAGTCAGCAGAACACGTCTTAGTTGACCCCACCACTTCCTTGGAGAAGAAAATATGCTCTGTCCATAAGGAGCTCTTCAGATATTACTGCACTGAGGATGCTGCCTGTATCTGTGCGTCCTGCTGTCTGATCGGGGAGCGCAGGGGACATCAGATGGAATCACTGGATGAGGCCTCTAAGAAGGAGAAGCTGAGAGATGTTCTGCAGAAGCTGACCACAAAGAGAGAGGAGGCTGAGATAAGAGTCCAGAGTCTGCAGGAGCGAAGGAGAGAAGATCAGGGAAAAGCAGCTGGTGTAACAGAGAGAGTCACTGCCCTATTTAGAGACATCAGGAGAAAGCTGGAGTACCTGGAGAAGAGAGTCCTGGATGAAATATCCAGGCAGGAACAGCGCGTTTCACTCTCAGTCTCtgatctgatccagcagctggagataaagaaggacgagctgtccaggaagatgcgtcacattgaggagctgtgtaacatgtctgatccagtgactgtgttacaggaaccagacacaggggacTTGTGTGATACTGAGGAGCTGAGTAACATGTCTGATCCAGAGACTGGTGTAGAAAAAGGGTCAGATATGGGGGATACTGAGGAGGAGGATagtgaggatgatagtgaggatgaGACTGAGGAGGTAGAGATACATAAGGTaggagatctggatgtgggtctcATCTCAGGGACGTTACGCACattatctgatataataacagggataaatgTGTGTTTCTATGTGCAGGACCCtgcagacatattactggatgtagcCACAGCTGGTAATAATATACAAATATCTGGGGACAGGAAAAGCACATCCAGGTCAGATATAGACCAGTATCACCCAGGAACACCAGAGAGATTTCAGTGTGATCAGGTAATAAGCACCAGGGGAttctcctcagggcgacattactgggaggtggatgtTAGTAAGTCAGTGAGGTGGAGGGTGGGGATGTGTTACCCCAGTATAAACAGGAGAGGATATAAGTCATACATTGGATATAATACCAAGTCCTGGTGTCTGTGTAAGAAGTATAATAATCAGTACATGGTGACACATGACGGTACAGAGATCTTGTTACCTGACTATATCCCCTGTGACAGAGTGAGATTGTATCTGGATTATGAGGCAGGACAGCTGTCCTTTTATTCTctgtgtgaccccatcagacacttacacacctacactgccgccctcactgagcccctccatgctgCATTATATGTAGGGAAAGGGTGTATAACTGtatgtgggggagtcaggagctga